The Streptomyces sp. NBC_00440 genome contains a region encoding:
- a CDS encoding acyl-CoA dehydrogenase family protein codes for MTAPLDKPRVTEREARQVAEAAREQDWRKPSFAKELFLGRFRLDLIHPHPLPDAEDARRGEAFLAKLRAFCETGIDGALIEREARIPDETVNGLKELGALGMKIDTRYGGLGLTQVYYNRALSLVGSASPAVGALLSAHQSIGVPQPLKQFGTQEQKDTFLPRLARTDISAFLLTEPDVGSDPARLATSAVREGDSYVLDGVKLWTTNGVVADLLVVMARVPRTAESKGGITAFIVEADSPGITVENRNAFMGLRGLENGVTRFHQVRVPAANRIGPEGAGLKIALTTLNTGRLSLPAMCVGAGKWCLKIAREWSCEREQWGRPVGRHEAVGAKISFIAATTFALEAVVDLSSQMADEDRNDIRIEAALAKLYGSEMGWLIADELVQIRGGRGFETADSLAARGERPVPAEQMLRDMRINRIFEGSTEIMHLLIAREAVDAHLSVAGGLIDPDTTLQDKAKAGAQATAFYARWLPKLVAGPGQLPGSYAAFHPYGHPDLSAQLRYVERSARKLARSTFYAMSRWQGKMETKQGFLGRIVDIGAELFAMSAACVRAELLRSSDDHGREAYQLADAFCQQARIRVDELFGRLWANTDELDRKVVSGVLSGTYTWLEQGIVDASGEGPWIADAAPGPSTADNVHRRIR; via the coding sequence ATGACCGCACCACTCGACAAGCCCAGGGTCACCGAGCGCGAGGCGCGCCAGGTCGCCGAGGCCGCCCGTGAACAGGACTGGCGGAAACCGAGCTTCGCCAAGGAGCTGTTCCTCGGCCGCTTCCGGCTCGATCTGATCCATCCGCATCCCCTGCCCGACGCCGAGGACGCCCGGCGCGGCGAGGCCTTCCTCGCGAAGCTGCGCGCCTTCTGCGAGACCGGGATCGACGGCGCGCTGATCGAGCGCGAGGCCCGGATCCCCGACGAGACGGTCAACGGGCTCAAGGAACTCGGCGCGCTCGGCATGAAGATCGACACCAGGTACGGCGGCCTCGGCCTCACCCAGGTGTACTACAACAGGGCGCTCTCGCTTGTCGGTTCGGCCAGCCCGGCCGTCGGCGCGCTGCTCTCGGCCCACCAGTCGATCGGGGTCCCGCAGCCGCTGAAGCAGTTCGGCACCCAGGAGCAGAAGGACACCTTCCTGCCCCGGCTGGCCCGCACCGACATCTCGGCCTTCCTGCTCACCGAGCCGGACGTCGGCTCCGACCCTGCCCGGCTGGCCACATCGGCGGTCCGGGAGGGTGACTCGTACGTCCTCGACGGCGTGAAGCTCTGGACGACCAACGGCGTCGTCGCGGACCTGCTCGTCGTGATGGCGCGGGTGCCCAGGACGGCGGAGAGCAAGGGCGGCATCACCGCCTTCATCGTCGAGGCCGACTCGCCGGGCATCACCGTCGAGAACCGCAACGCCTTCATGGGGCTGCGCGGCCTGGAGAACGGCGTCACCCGCTTCCACCAGGTCCGCGTCCCGGCGGCGAATCGGATCGGACCCGAGGGCGCCGGCCTCAAGATCGCCCTCACCACCCTCAACACCGGTCGGCTCTCGCTGCCCGCGATGTGTGTCGGCGCCGGCAAGTGGTGTCTGAAAATCGCCCGCGAGTGGTCGTGCGAGCGGGAGCAGTGGGGCAGGCCCGTCGGCCGTCACGAAGCCGTCGGCGCCAAGATCTCCTTCATCGCCGCGACCACCTTCGCGCTCGAAGCGGTCGTGGACCTCTCTTCCCAGATGGCCGACGAGGACCGCAACGACATCCGGATCGAGGCGGCGCTCGCCAAGCTGTACGGGTCCGAGATGGGCTGGCTGATCGCCGACGAACTCGTCCAGATCCGCGGCGGCCGCGGCTTCGAGACGGCCGACTCCCTGGCGGCCCGCGGCGAACGGCCGGTGCCCGCCGAGCAGATGCTCAGGGACATGCGCATCAACCGGATCTTCGAGGGCTCGACGGAGATCATGCACCTGCTGATCGCCCGGGAGGCCGTCGACGCCCATCTCTCCGTCGCCGGTGGTCTGATCGACCCCGACACCACCCTGCAGGACAAGGCGAAGGCGGGGGCGCAGGCCACCGCGTTCTACGCCCGCTGGCTGCCGAAGCTCGTCGCCGGCCCCGGACAACTGCCCGGCAGCTACGCGGCGTTCCATCCGTACGGGCACCCTGACCTCTCCGCCCAGCTGCGGTACGTCGAGCGCTCCGCCCGGAAGCTGGCCCGCTCGACCTTCTACGCCATGTCGCGCTGGCAGGGGAAGATGGAGACGAAGCAGGGATTCCTGGGCCGCATCGTCGACATCGGCGCCGAGCTCTTCGCGATGAGCGCCGCGTGCGTACGCGCCGAACTGCTGCGCTCGTCGGACGACCACGGCCGGGAGGCGTACCAACTGGCCGACGCCTTCTGTCAGCAGGCCCGTATCCGCGTCGACGAGCTCTTCGGCCGGCTCTGGGCGAACACCGACGAACTGGACCGCAAGGTCGTGTCCGGTGTCCTCTCCGGGACGTACACCTGGCTGGAACAGGGCATCGTCGACGCCTCGGGCGAAGGGCCCTGGATCGCCGACGCGGCCCCGGGACCCTCCACCGCGGACAACGTCCACCGCCGCATCCGCTGA
- the aroA gene encoding 3-phosphoshikimate 1-carboxyvinyltransferase — MTVTQIPGSKSVTARALFLAAAADGTTTLLRPLVSDDTEGFAEGLTRLGYAVERGPDAWRVEGRPAGPGAADADVYCRDGATTARFLPALAAAGRGHISGPSGAGGGTYRFDASEQMRRRPLAPLTRALQELGVDLRHDGAEGHHPLRIVARGIEGGELTLDAGQSSQYLTALLMLGPLTRTGLRITVTDLVSAPYIDITLAMMRDFGVTVAREGNVFTVPAGGYRATEYAIEPDASTASYFFAAAAVTGHTVTVPGLGAGALQGDLRFVEVLGRMGADVRTTASGTTVTGPGTLGGLTVNMRDISDTMPTLAAIAPYASGPVRIEDVGNTRVKECDRLEACAENLRALGIEAATGPDWIEIRPGTPRPARIRTHGDHRIVMSFAVTGLRTPGITFDDPGCVRKTFPGFHEAFAELRRSW; from the coding sequence GTGACCGTGACCCAGATCCCCGGCTCCAAGTCCGTGACCGCCCGCGCCCTGTTCCTGGCCGCCGCGGCCGACGGCACCACCACGCTCCTGCGCCCCCTCGTCTCCGACGACACCGAGGGGTTCGCCGAGGGCCTGACCCGGCTCGGATACGCGGTGGAGCGCGGTCCGGACGCCTGGCGCGTCGAGGGCCGCCCGGCCGGGCCCGGAGCCGCCGACGCCGATGTCTACTGCCGGGACGGCGCCACCACGGCCCGCTTCCTGCCCGCCCTCGCCGCCGCCGGCCGGGGGCACATATCCGGCCCTTCGGGCGCAGGGGGAGGCACGTACCGCTTCGACGCGTCGGAACAGATGCGCCGCCGCCCGCTCGCCCCGCTCACCCGCGCACTCCAGGAGCTGGGCGTCGACCTCCGCCACGACGGGGCGGAGGGCCACCACCCGCTGCGGATCGTGGCCCGCGGCATCGAAGGCGGCGAACTGACCCTGGACGCGGGCCAGTCGTCGCAGTACCTCACCGCGCTGCTGATGCTCGGCCCGCTCACCCGGACGGGGCTGCGCATCACCGTCACGGACCTCGTCTCCGCCCCGTACATCGACATCACGCTCGCGATGATGCGTGACTTCGGCGTCACGGTGGCCCGGGAGGGAAACGTGTTCACGGTGCCGGCCGGCGGCTACCGCGCCACCGAGTACGCCATCGAGCCCGACGCCTCCACAGCCAGCTATTTCTTCGCCGCGGCCGCCGTCACCGGACACACGGTGACCGTGCCCGGCCTCGGCGCGGGCGCGCTCCAGGGCGATCTGCGCTTCGTCGAGGTGCTCGGCCGGATGGGCGCCGACGTCCGTACGACCGCGAGCGGCACCACGGTCACCGGGCCCGGCACGCTCGGCGGGCTCACCGTGAACATGCGTGACATCTCCGACACCATGCCGACCCTGGCCGCGATCGCCCCCTACGCGTCCGGGCCGGTCCGGATCGAGGACGTCGGCAACACCCGGGTGAAGGAGTGCGACCGGCTGGAGGCGTGCGCGGAGAACCTCCGCGCGCTCGGCATCGAGGCCGCCACCGGACCCGACTGGATCGAGATCCGGCCGGGCACGCCGCGGCCCGCCCGGATCCGTACGCACGGCGACCACCGCATCGTGATGTCGTTCGCGGTCACCGGCCTGCGCACGCCCGGCATCACCTTCGACGACCCCGGCTGTGTACGGAAGACCTTCCCCGGCTTCCACGAGGCCTTCGCGGAGCTGCGGCGCTCCTGGTGA
- the dxr gene encoding 1-deoxy-D-xylulose-5-phosphate reductoisomerase translates to MGGMSDSPAILADPHIVFDPVEGRRDIVVLGSTGSIGTQAIDLVLRNPDRFRVTALSAAGGRVALLAEQARRLGVRTVAVARADAVPALREALGAQYGTEPLPEILAGPEAASELAASDCHTVLNGITGSIGLAPTLAALTAGRTLALANKESLIVGGPLVKALAKPGQIIPVDSEHAALFQALASGKRADVRKLIVTASGGPFRGRTRAELADVTPDAALAHPTWAMGPVITVNSATLVNKGLEVIEAHLLYDVPFDRIEVVVHPQSYVHSMVEFTDGSTLAQATPPDMSGPIAVGIGWPQRIPDAAPAFDWTKASSWEFFPLDTEAFPSVGLARHVGALGGTAPAVFNAANEECVDAFLAGKLPFNGIMDTVTAVVAEHGEPRTGTSLTVADVLQAETWARARARELAQKATAEARA, encoded by the coding sequence ATGGGGGGCATGAGCGACAGCCCTGCCATCCTCGCCGACCCGCACATCGTCTTCGACCCCGTCGAAGGACGCCGGGACATCGTCGTCCTCGGCTCGACCGGGTCCATCGGCACCCAGGCCATCGACCTGGTGCTGCGCAACCCCGACCGCTTCCGGGTGACGGCGCTCTCCGCCGCCGGCGGGCGGGTCGCCCTGCTCGCCGAGCAGGCGCGCCGGCTCGGTGTCCGTACCGTCGCTGTCGCCCGTGCGGACGCCGTGCCCGCGCTGCGTGAGGCGCTGGGCGCGCAGTACGGCACGGAGCCGCTCCCGGAGATCCTGGCGGGGCCCGAGGCCGCGAGCGAACTCGCCGCGTCCGACTGCCACACCGTGCTCAACGGCATCACCGGCTCGATCGGCCTCGCGCCCACCCTCGCGGCCCTGACCGCGGGCCGCACGCTCGCCCTCGCCAACAAGGAGTCGCTGATCGTCGGCGGCCCGCTGGTGAAGGCGCTGGCGAAGCCCGGCCAGATCATCCCGGTCGACTCCGAGCACGCCGCGCTCTTCCAGGCGCTGGCGTCCGGCAAGCGCGCCGATGTGCGCAAGCTGATCGTCACCGCGTCCGGCGGACCCTTCCGGGGCCGGACCAGGGCCGAACTGGCGGACGTCACACCCGACGCGGCGCTGGCCCACCCGACCTGGGCCATGGGGCCCGTCATCACGGTGAACTCGGCGACCCTGGTCAACAAGGGCCTTGAGGTCATCGAGGCGCATCTGCTGTACGACGTCCCGTTCGACCGCATCGAGGTCGTCGTGCACCCCCAGTCGTACGTCCACTCCATGGTCGAGTTCACCGACGGCTCGACGCTCGCGCAGGCCACACCGCCCGACATGAGCGGCCCGATCGCCGTCGGCATCGGGTGGCCGCAGCGGATCCCGGACGCCGCTCCCGCCTTCGACTGGACGAAGGCGTCCAGCTGGGAGTTCTTCCCGCTGGACACCGAGGCCTTCCCGTCCGTCGGACTTGCCCGGCATGTCGGAGCCCTGGGCGGCACGGCCCCCGCGGTCTTCAACGCGGCGAACGAGGAGTGCGTCGACGCCTTCCTGGCCGGAAAGCTGCCCTTCAACGGGATTATGGATACGGTCACGGCAGTCGTGGCCGAGCATGGCGAGCCCCGTACGGGAACTTCTCTGACGGTCGCGGACGTCCTGCAAGCGGAGACCTGGGCACGCGCCCGGGCCCGTGAACTCGCCCAGAAGGCCACAGCGGAGGCTCGCGCATGA
- a CDS encoding M50 family metallopeptidase: MTTIVLTVIGIVIFVFGLLFSIAWHELGHLSTAKLFGIRVPQYMVGFGPTIWSRKKGDTEYGFKAIPAGGYIRMIGMFPPGPDGRIESRSTSPWRSMVEDARSAAFEELEEGDEERLFYTRKPWKRVIVMFAGPFMNLILAVVIFMGVAMSFGFETQTTQVAGVQKCVISQSEKRQTCEKGDPVSPARAAGLKEGDKIVAFDGAKVSTWAQLSDHIRDTIGPATITVVRDGKQQTLHAKLAKNMVARKDSNGDVVPDKYVPAGYLGFAAQTEIKPLSFGASVGRMGDMVGNGVDSIVALPSKIPDLWNAAFDGGQRKADSPVGVVGAARIGGEVMTLHVPAQNQLAMMLFLLAGFNLSLFLFNMLPLLPLDGGHIAGALWEALRRNLAKVFKRPDPGPFDVAKLMPVAYVVAGVFVCFTLLVLVADIVNPVKIT; the protein is encoded by the coding sequence ATGACCACGATCGTGTTGACGGTCATCGGGATCGTCATCTTTGTCTTCGGGCTGCTCTTCTCCATCGCCTGGCACGAGCTGGGCCACCTCTCGACGGCGAAGCTCTTCGGTATCCGCGTCCCGCAGTACATGGTCGGATTCGGCCCGACCATCTGGTCGCGGAAGAAGGGCGACACGGAGTACGGCTTCAAGGCGATCCCGGCCGGCGGCTACATCCGCATGATCGGCATGTTCCCGCCGGGACCCGACGGCAGGATCGAGTCCCGGTCCACCTCCCCCTGGCGCTCCATGGTCGAGGACGCGCGGTCCGCGGCCTTCGAGGAGCTGGAGGAGGGCGACGAGGAGCGGCTGTTCTACACCCGCAAGCCGTGGAAGCGCGTGATCGTGATGTTCGCGGGCCCCTTCATGAATCTGATCCTCGCGGTCGTGATCTTCATGGGCGTCGCGATGTCCTTCGGCTTCGAGACGCAGACCACGCAGGTGGCCGGCGTGCAGAAGTGCGTCATCTCGCAGAGCGAGAAGCGCCAGACCTGCGAGAAGGGCGACCCGGTCTCGCCCGCCAGGGCGGCGGGCCTGAAGGAGGGCGACAAGATCGTCGCCTTCGACGGTGCGAAGGTCTCCACCTGGGCCCAGCTGTCCGACCACATCCGCGACACCATCGGCCCGGCCACCATCACCGTCGTACGCGACGGCAAGCAGCAGACACTGCACGCCAAGCTCGCCAAGAACATGGTGGCCCGCAAGGACTCGAACGGGGACGTCGTCCCCGACAAGTACGTACCGGCCGGCTACCTCGGCTTCGCCGCGCAGACCGAGATCAAGCCGCTGTCCTTCGGCGCGTCGGTGGGCCGGATGGGCGACATGGTGGGCAACGGCGTCGACTCGATCGTCGCCCTGCCGTCCAAGATCCCGGACCTCTGGAACGCCGCCTTCGACGGGGGTCAGCGCAAGGCCGACTCGCCGGTCGGCGTGGTCGGCGCGGCCCGGATCGGCGGCGAGGTCATGACGCTGCACGTGCCCGCGCAGAACCAGCTGGCGATGATGCTGTTCCTGCTGGCCGGCTTCAACCTCTCGCTCTTCCTCTTCAACATGCTGCCGCTGCTGCCGCTGGACGGCGGGCACATCGCGGGGGCCCTGTGGGAGGCACTGCGGCGCAATCTGGCCAAGGTCTTCAAGCGGCCCGACCCGGGCCCGTTCGATGTCGCGAAGCTGATGCCCGTCGCGTACGTCGTCGCCGGGGTCTTCGTCTGCTTCACGCTGCTCGTGCTGGTGGCCGACATCGTCAACCCGGTCAAAATCACCTGA
- the ispG gene encoding flavodoxin-dependent (E)-4-hydroxy-3-methylbut-2-enyl-diphosphate synthase: protein MTAISLGMPDVPTKLADRRISRKIQVGTVAVGGDAPVSVQSMTTTRTSDIGATLQQIAELTASGCQIVRVACPTQDDADALATIAKKSQIPVIADIHFQPKYVFAAIDAGCAAVRVNPGNIKQFDDKVKEIALAASDAGTPIRIGVNAGSLDARLLKKYGKATPEALVESALWEASLFEEHGFRDIKISVKHNDPVVMVNAYRQLAAQSDYPLHLGVTEAGPAFQGTIKSAVAFGALLSEGIGDTIRVSLSAPPAEEVKVGIQILESLNLRQRRLEIVSCPSCGRAQVDVYKLADQVSAGLEGMEVPLRVAVMGCVVNGPGEAREADLGVASGNGKGQIFVKGEVIKTVPESKIVETLIEEAMKIAEQMERDGIASGEPAVSVS from the coding sequence ATGACTGCGATTTCTCTCGGAATGCCGGACGTTCCGACCAAGCTCGCCGACCGGAGGATCAGCCGCAAGATTCAGGTCGGCACGGTGGCCGTCGGAGGAGACGCACCCGTCTCCGTGCAGTCGATGACCACGACGCGGACCTCCGACATCGGGGCGACGCTTCAGCAGATCGCGGAGCTGACGGCTTCCGGCTGCCAGATCGTGCGGGTGGCGTGCCCGACGCAGGACGACGCGGACGCGCTGGCGACCATCGCGAAGAAGTCGCAGATCCCGGTCATCGCCGATATCCACTTCCAGCCGAAGTACGTCTTCGCGGCGATCGACGCCGGCTGCGCCGCGGTGCGGGTGAACCCGGGCAACATCAAGCAGTTCGACGACAAGGTGAAGGAGATCGCGCTCGCGGCCTCCGACGCCGGGACGCCGATCCGGATCGGCGTGAACGCGGGCTCGCTGGACGCGCGGCTGCTGAAGAAGTACGGCAAGGCGACGCCCGAGGCGCTCGTCGAGTCGGCGCTGTGGGAGGCCTCGCTCTTCGAGGAGCACGGTTTCCGCGACATCAAGATCTCGGTGAAGCACAACGACCCGGTGGTCATGGTCAACGCCTACCGGCAGCTGGCCGCACAGTCCGACTACCCGCTCCACCTCGGTGTGACCGAGGCGGGCCCGGCCTTCCAGGGGACCATCAAGTCCGCCGTGGCCTTCGGCGCGCTGCTCAGTGAGGGCATCGGCGACACCATCCGGGTCTCGCTCTCGGCGCCGCCCGCCGAGGAGGTCAAGGTCGGCATCCAGATCCTGGAGTCGCTCAACCTCAGGCAGCGCCGCCTGGAGATCGTCTCCTGCCCCTCCTGCGGCCGGGCCCAGGTCGACGTGTACAAGCTGGCCGACCAGGTGTCCGCCGGACTCGAAGGCATGGAGGTCCCGCTGCGCGTCGCCGTGATGGGCTGTGTCGTCAACGGTCCGGGCGAGGCGCGCGAAGCCGATCTGGGTGTGGCGTCCGGCAACGGCAAGGGCCAGATCTTCGTGAAGGGCGAGGTCATCAAGACCGTCCCGGAGTCGAAGATCGTCGAGACCCTCATCGAGGAGGCCATGAAGATCGCCGAGCAGATGGAACGCGACGGCATCGCCTCCGGCGAGCCCGCGGTCTCCGTCAGCTGA
- a CDS encoding GNAT family N-acetyltransferase, with protein MLTQTTTRVLEPGELDAALEILHSDPVVNAFVTSRVQVAGLDPWRLGGEMWGWYTGGRLRSLCYSGANLVPICAGPDAVRAFAERARRAGRRCSSIVGPAESTALLWRLLEPSWGPARDVRAHQPMMVTEQPSPDIAPDPLVRRIRKDELEVIMPACVAMFTEEVGVSPMAGDGGLLYQARVAELVGSGRSFARIENGQVVFKAEIGAATPLACQIQGVWVAPEFRGRGLSETGMAAVLRYALADVAPVVSLYVNDFNSAARAAYRRVGFREVGAFMSVLF; from the coding sequence GTGTTGACGCAGACCACCACCCGGGTCCTCGAACCCGGCGAACTCGACGCGGCGCTTGAGATCCTGCACAGCGATCCCGTGGTCAACGCCTTCGTGACGTCCCGCGTCCAGGTCGCCGGACTCGACCCGTGGCGGCTCGGCGGCGAGATGTGGGGCTGGTACACCGGGGGCCGGCTCCGCTCGCTCTGCTACTCCGGCGCCAACCTCGTCCCGATCTGCGCGGGCCCCGATGCCGTACGCGCCTTCGCCGAACGCGCTCGCCGGGCCGGCCGCCGCTGCTCCTCCATCGTGGGCCCCGCCGAGTCCACCGCGCTGCTGTGGCGGCTGCTCGAACCGAGCTGGGGCCCCGCCCGCGACGTCCGCGCCCACCAGCCCATGATGGTCACCGAGCAGCCCTCGCCCGACATCGCGCCCGACCCGCTCGTCCGCCGCATCCGCAAGGACGAGCTGGAAGTGATCATGCCCGCCTGTGTGGCCATGTTCACCGAGGAGGTCGGGGTCTCCCCGATGGCGGGGGACGGCGGACTGCTCTACCAGGCACGCGTCGCCGAACTCGTCGGCTCCGGCCGCTCCTTCGCCCGGATCGAGAACGGCCAGGTCGTCTTCAAGGCCGAGATCGGCGCCGCCACTCCACTGGCCTGCCAGATCCAGGGCGTCTGGGTCGCCCCCGAGTTCCGCGGCCGCGGTCTCTCCGAGACGGGCATGGCCGCCGTCCTGCGCTACGCGCTCGCCGATGTGGCCCCCGTGGTCAGCCTGTACGTCAACGACTTCAACTCCGCGGCGCGCGCTGCCTACCGCAGGGTCGGCTTCCGTGAGGTCGGGGCCTTCATGAGCGTCCTGTTCTGA
- a CDS encoding GNAT family N-acetyltransferase, which yields MDDAVVGPVDLAGRVDEALAVQALAFGLSEAEVAVRRHIVLRHLQNPGARALGATAPDGSLVGFVYGMPNSRAHWWSTVVEPYLRSTGTDFWLDDSFVITELHVHPGFQGRGTGRALITAITDSAAEPRSILSAIDRESPARGLYRSLGYTDLARQVHFPSAGMPYAVMGAPLPLLRPGPAPATDFRPPAGPG from the coding sequence ATGGATGACGCAGTGGTCGGGCCGGTCGATCTCGCCGGACGAGTGGACGAAGCGCTGGCCGTACAGGCCCTCGCGTTCGGCCTCAGCGAGGCGGAGGTCGCCGTACGCCGCCACATCGTGCTGCGCCATCTACAGAACCCCGGCGCCCGCGCACTCGGCGCGACGGCGCCCGACGGCAGCCTGGTCGGCTTCGTGTACGGGATGCCCAACAGCCGCGCCCACTGGTGGTCCACGGTGGTCGAGCCGTATCTGCGCTCCACCGGCACCGACTTCTGGCTCGACGACTCCTTCGTGATCACCGAACTGCACGTCCACCCCGGCTTCCAGGGCCGGGGCACCGGCCGCGCGCTGATCACCGCGATCACCGACAGCGCCGCCGAACCGCGCTCGATCCTCTCCGCCATCGACCGGGAGTCCCCGGCCCGCGGCCTCTACCGCTCGCTGGGGTACACGGACCTCGCGCGGCAGGTCCACTTCCCCAGCGCGGGAATGCCGTACGCGGTGATGGGCGCCCCGCTCCCGCTGCTCCGCCCCGGGCCCGCCCCCGCAACCGATTTCCGCCCGCCCGCCGGGCCCGGTTAA
- a CDS encoding proline--tRNA ligase, with protein sequence MAQVQRMSRLMVKTLRDDPADAETLSHKLLVRAGYVRRNAAGIWTWLPLGKKVLDNVSRVVREEMDGIGAQEVLLPALLPREPYEASGRWEEYGDLLFRLKDRKGADYLLGPTHEEIFTQTVKDQCTSYKDLPVMLYQIQTKYRDEARPRSGVLRGREFQMKDSYSFDTTDEGLAESYRLHREAYIRIFERLGLDHRIVSAVSGAMGGSASEEFLAPAAAGEDTFVDCPQCDYAANTEAVTFTAPAVDATEHGAVEELDTPDTPTIETLAAHLGVPASATLKNLLVKVDGEIVAVGVPGHREVDLGKLGEHLAPAVVELVTAEDFEDRPDLVRGYVGPQGLEKVRYIADPRVAAGTAWITGANKPGKHARNVVAGRDFEVDDYLDVVVVEPGDPCPSCGTGLKLDRAIEIGHIFQLGRKYADTFQLDVLGQQGKPVRVTMGSYGIGVSRAVAALAEQSADDKGLCWSKEVAPADVHVVAAGKALQTELALDVAEKLGAAGVRVLVDDRAGVSPGVKFTDSELIGVPQILVAGRRAADGVLELKDRRTGEREELTVAEAIERLAG encoded by the coding sequence ATGGCCCAGGTCCAGCGCATGTCCCGGTTGATGGTCAAGACCTTGCGCGACGACCCGGCGGACGCGGAGACGCTCAGCCACAAGCTCCTGGTCCGCGCCGGTTACGTACGCCGCAACGCGGCCGGGATCTGGACCTGGCTGCCGCTGGGCAAGAAGGTCCTCGACAACGTCTCCCGCGTGGTGCGCGAGGAGATGGACGGCATCGGCGCGCAGGAGGTCCTGCTCCCCGCGCTGCTGCCCAGGGAGCCCTACGAGGCGTCCGGCCGCTGGGAGGAGTACGGCGACCTGCTCTTCCGCCTCAAGGACCGCAAGGGCGCCGACTACCTCCTCGGCCCGACGCACGAGGAGATCTTCACCCAGACCGTCAAGGACCAGTGCACGTCCTACAAGGACCTGCCGGTGATGCTGTACCAGATCCAGACGAAGTACCGGGACGAGGCGCGTCCGCGCTCCGGCGTGCTGCGCGGCCGTGAGTTCCAGATGAAGGACTCGTACTCCTTCGACACCACGGACGAGGGCCTGGCCGAGTCCTACCGGCTGCACCGCGAGGCGTACATCAGGATCTTCGAGCGCCTCGGTCTCGACCACCGGATCGTCTCGGCCGTCTCCGGTGCCATGGGCGGCTCGGCCTCCGAGGAGTTCCTGGCCCCGGCCGCCGCCGGTGAGGACACCTTCGTGGACTGCCCGCAGTGCGACTACGCGGCCAACACCGAGGCGGTCACCTTCACCGCCCCCGCGGTGGACGCCACCGAGCACGGCGCCGTCGAGGAGCTGGACACCCCCGACACCCCGACGATCGAGACGCTGGCCGCGCACCTCGGCGTACCCGCGTCCGCGACCCTGAAGAACCTCCTGGTGAAGGTCGACGGCGAGATCGTCGCCGTCGGCGTGCCCGGCCACCGCGAGGTGGACCTCGGCAAGCTGGGCGAGCACCTGGCCCCCGCCGTGGTCGAGCTGGTCACCGCCGAGGACTTCGAGGACCGCCCCGACCTGGTACGCGGCTATGTCGGCCCGCAGGGTCTCGAAAAGGTCCGCTACATCGCCGATCCGCGGGTCGCGGCCGGTACGGCCTGGATCACCGGCGCCAACAAGCCCGGCAAGCACGCGCGCAACGTGGTCGCCGGACGCGACTTCGAGGTGGACGACTACCTCGACGTGGTGGTCGTCGAGCCGGGCGACCCCTGCCCGTCCTGCGGCACGGGTCTCAAGCTGGACCGTGCGATCGAGATCGGCCACATCTTCCAGCTGGGCCGCAAGTACGCGGACACCTTCCAGCTCGACGTGCTGGGCCAGCAGGGCAAGCCGGTCCGGGTCACCATGGGCTCGTACGGCATCGGCGTCTCCCGCGCCGTGGCGGCACTCGCCGAGCAGTCCGCGGACGACAAGGGGCTGTGCTGGTCCAAGGAGGTCGCACCGGCCGACGTGCACGTCGTCGCCGCGGGCAAGGCACTCCAGACCGAACTGGCCCTGGACGTCGCCGAGAAGCTGGGTGCGGCCGGTGTACGGGTGCTGGTCGACGACCGCGCCGGGGTCTCTCCCGGGGTGAAGTTCACCGACTCCGAGCTGATCGGCGTCCCGCAGATCCTGGTCGCCGGCCGCCGGGCTGCGGACGGCGTCCTCGAACTCAAGGACCGGCGCACCGGCGAGCGCGAGGAGCTCACGGTCGCCGAGGCGATCGAGCGGCTGGCCGGCTGA